Proteins from one Thaumasiovibrio subtropicus genomic window:
- a CDS encoding glycosyltransferase family 4 protein yields MKKIGYVIPAFPVLSETFVGVEMRAMREKGHEIQPFAFEATQGCQPSDTELAQSCQYISATLPKGSWRWLRHAHRCHQFLSEQEGFAYLSLLKQGIILAEMAAKAQCEHLHAHFAWHSAATAIVAAKLLNISVSFVGHGADIYSSPQDLDAKLDHASFGCAVTNDMQSHLQQMTDTPIHYVACGLESEHYPRFNNEWVPLRDFLFIGRLVEKKDLETLISAFRQLPKTAKLDIVGDGPLYDKLHLWISENHLSSQVTLLGSRNANWFRQNAPLYKALVAPFCIAKNGDRDTGPLVLKEAMGLGLPVITTDLAGCKEIVDEETGFKVPMRNPYALASTMQYVYEQPTATLLKLRQLAYERVFSNYNAANHAASLSQLVQSA; encoded by the coding sequence ATGAAAAAGATTGGTTATGTGATCCCCGCATTCCCCGTGTTATCAGAAACATTTGTGGGCGTAGAAATGCGGGCAATGCGAGAAAAAGGTCATGAAATTCAACCTTTTGCTTTCGAGGCGACCCAAGGTTGTCAGCCTAGCGATACGGAATTAGCGCAATCGTGCCAGTACATCAGTGCTACATTACCGAAAGGAAGCTGGCGATGGCTACGCCATGCTCATCGCTGCCATCAGTTTCTCAGCGAGCAAGAAGGGTTTGCTTACCTGTCTCTCCTTAAGCAAGGCATCATCTTGGCTGAGATGGCCGCAAAAGCACAATGCGAACATCTTCATGCGCATTTTGCGTGGCATAGTGCAGCCACTGCTATCGTCGCAGCCAAATTGCTCAACATCTCCGTCTCTTTTGTCGGTCATGGCGCTGACATCTATTCTTCGCCGCAAGACTTAGACGCCAAACTCGACCACGCATCCTTTGGCTGTGCAGTGACTAACGATATGCAAAGCCATTTGCAACAGATGACCGATACCCCTATCCATTATGTGGCATGCGGCTTGGAGTCTGAACACTACCCTAGATTCAATAACGAATGGGTACCTTTACGCGATTTCTTGTTTATTGGCCGATTGGTTGAAAAGAAAGACCTTGAAACCTTAATCAGCGCCTTTCGCCAACTCCCGAAAACGGCCAAGCTCGACATCGTCGGTGACGGCCCACTGTATGACAAGCTCCACTTATGGATCAGTGAAAATCACCTGAGTAGCCAAGTCACACTGCTGGGCTCACGCAATGCCAACTGGTTCAGGCAAAATGCCCCCCTCTACAAAGCGCTTGTTGCGCCATTTTGTATTGCGAAAAACGGCGACAGAGATACAGGACCGCTGGTATTGAAAGAGGCGATGGGACTTGGATTACCTGTTATCACAACAGATCTCGCCGGATGCAAAGAAATTGTTGATGAAGAAACTGGATTCAAGGTTCCGATGCGCAACCCGTACGCGTTGGCGAGCACTATGCAGTATGTATACGAACAACCAACAGCAACCTTGCTAAAGCTTCGCCAACTGGCCTATGAGCGTGTGTTTTCAAATTACAACGCCGCAAATCACGCAGCCTCACTGTCACAATTGGTACAAAGCGCATGA
- a CDS encoding lipopolysaccharide biosynthesis protein, producing the protein MNIRLSTTQHMARIRASVTSFRLPSMAAYAVGLVFSKMLALLLQPLLTRWLTPEEFGDYAVLITLANLVSVIMLVGMVDCLYRFAHQELSPAPASQSANKRLSSPKFDGIWTTTVMASSAITLPLLIWPSVIADWLPGTLSDLSVRCLMLSVLLSTHSALQLARLRMEDKAKPFLIIQLLFATVQCLFIVVLTPVSGVDGIMIASLIANAVQWLLLHRDMPGFSLGQWQQFVRYGSGIMVSGVIGFVTLGAERWVLGGAVGTAELAVYAIAMQWALAATLLLEPYGMWWFPKRFSSVEKDQRYTADMSVFGCQLATVIAALLIVIGCPFLTLWLPENYHQASEILPLLAWVMWFKYLSTQLNLGIYADKTADTAAGLSALCALIAVGLMLTLIPVFGLYGAVIMALLSQVIRFGLFLYVSQRRLHLPYRYKDLIVCGIALAAITFIQLHASDRLSVYLSSALLTIFAGGLVFYIYRSWQRYTHAVSA; encoded by the coding sequence ATGAATATTCGCCTATCCACCACCCAGCATATGGCTCGCATTCGGGCGTCGGTTACATCGTTCAGGCTCCCGAGTATGGCAGCCTATGCGGTTGGGCTCGTCTTCAGTAAGATGCTGGCGCTATTACTGCAACCCTTGCTGACCCGTTGGCTAACACCTGAAGAGTTTGGTGACTATGCGGTGCTCATTACCTTGGCTAACTTAGTCTCTGTCATCATGCTCGTCGGCATGGTCGATTGTCTGTACCGTTTTGCACATCAGGAACTCAGTCCCGCCCCTGCTTCGCAATCGGCGAATAAGCGCTTATCTAGCCCAAAGTTCGATGGTATCTGGACGACAACGGTGATGGCGAGCTCAGCCATCACACTACCCTTACTGATTTGGCCGAGTGTCATTGCCGACTGGTTACCGGGCACCTTGTCTGATCTCTCAGTGCGCTGCCTGATGCTAAGCGTGTTGCTCAGTACCCACTCCGCGTTGCAGCTCGCCCGACTTCGGATGGAAGATAAGGCAAAACCTTTTCTCATCATCCAACTTCTTTTCGCCACCGTGCAATGCCTGTTCATTGTGGTCTTAACCCCAGTCTCTGGCGTTGACGGCATCATGATTGCGAGTTTGATTGCCAATGCAGTCCAGTGGTTACTTCTGCATCGCGACATGCCGGGCTTTTCGCTTGGTCAATGGCAACAATTTGTTCGCTATGGGAGTGGCATTATGGTGTCTGGCGTGATCGGTTTTGTGACGCTTGGTGCAGAGCGGTGGGTACTCGGTGGGGCCGTGGGTACTGCCGAACTCGCGGTCTATGCGATAGCCATGCAGTGGGCACTGGCGGCGACATTATTGCTCGAACCCTATGGTATGTGGTGGTTTCCTAAGCGGTTTTCGAGTGTCGAGAAAGACCAACGCTATACCGCCGATATGAGTGTTTTTGGCTGCCAGCTCGCCACTGTGATTGCTGCCTTGCTGATTGTCATCGGCTGTCCGTTCCTCACGCTATGGCTACCCGAAAACTATCACCAAGCCAGCGAGATATTACCTTTGCTCGCTTGGGTAATGTGGTTTAAGTACCTCAGTACACAACTCAACTTAGGTATCTATGCGGATAAAACCGCAGACACTGCAGCTGGACTGTCAGCCTTGTGCGCGCTCATTGCGGTTGGGTTAATGTTGACGCTCATTCCTGTTTTCGGTCTCTATGGGGCGGTCATCATGGCGTTGCTTTCTCAAGTTATCCGCTTTGGCCTTTTCCTCTATGTGAGTCAGCGCAGACTGCATCTCCCCTATCGGTATAAAGACCTCATCGTCTGCGGGATTGCACTGGCAGCGATCACCTTCATACAGCTGCACGCGAGCGACAGGCTGTCTGTTTATCTCTCGAGTGCATTATTGACAATATTCGCAGGCGGACTTGTCTTCTATATTTACAGAAGTTGGCAGCGTTATACACACGCCGTATCCGCATAA